In Bradyrhizobium erythrophlei, a single genomic region encodes these proteins:
- a CDS encoding TIGR04222 domain-containing membrane protein: MTWNPFDWTAGPFLSLYIALAAIIFLMGVRMRSSIGPENHFTHRLGVLELAYLAGGPRRVGDAVLVNLMSGGGATIAPGDYKIIVTNQTPLTGLMDRPPLLSVQPLMTRQQFQKAVKPLVERLQESLQQLGYCPSDEQMASFRKETLPFVLLLLAFGVTKAYIGEGRHHPIGFLVVLLFLTVVAGIALATRPTRTRAGSEVLKSYQAGNARASRAPLDHELLLAVALSGAVVLSGTAYASVYAASQTMSNGSGCGGGGGCGGGGGGGCGGCS; encoded by the coding sequence ATGACCTGGAATCCGTTCGACTGGACCGCTGGTCCCTTCCTTTCGCTCTACATTGCGCTCGCCGCCATCATATTCTTGATGGGCGTCAGAATGAGATCGTCGATCGGCCCCGAGAACCACTTCACGCACCGGTTGGGAGTATTGGAGTTGGCCTATCTCGCCGGTGGCCCGCGCCGCGTCGGCGACGCGGTGCTGGTCAATCTGATGTCGGGCGGCGGCGCCACCATCGCTCCCGGCGACTACAAGATCATCGTCACCAACCAGACGCCGCTAACCGGCCTGATGGACCGGCCGCCGCTTCTTTCGGTGCAGCCGTTGATGACGCGGCAGCAGTTTCAAAAGGCGGTCAAGCCGCTGGTCGAGCGGCTTCAGGAAAGTTTGCAACAGCTCGGTTATTGCCCGAGCGACGAACAGATGGCGTCGTTCCGCAAGGAGACCCTGCCCTTCGTCCTCCTGCTTTTGGCGTTCGGCGTCACGAAAGCCTACATCGGCGAGGGACGACATCATCCCATCGGCTTTCTGGTCGTCCTTCTTTTTCTGACCGTCGTGGCCGGGATCGCACTGGCGACGCGTCCGACGCGGACGCGGGCCGGCAGTGAAGTTCTGAAGAGCTATCAGGCCGGCAATGCACGGGCTTCGCGCGCGCCGCTCGATCATGAACTGCTTCTTGCCGTGGCGCTGTCGGGCGCCGTCGTTCTATCGGGCACCGCCTATGCCTCGGTCTACGCGGCCTCTCAGACCATGAGCAATGGCAGCGGGTGTGGTGGCGGCGGAGGTTGTGGCGGGGGCGGAGGCGGTGGATGCGGCGGGTGCAGCTGA
- a CDS encoding glycine-rich domain-containing protein has product MDQHRELSLQRATFKIDIQSDEPVWTPARQELWQRVERHDFEPDTALNFTQRLARDHGWSLEDARAAVDAYRRFCFLAIVSPTPVTPSEIVDEVWHQHLIYSRDYWDRWCGETLRAQLHHDPTPGGPEAQMTYRRQYAETLALHERLFGPPSPQLWPATHLRFAGPRYHATDRSRWFILPKPVAWIRRLLRR; this is encoded by the coding sequence ATGGACCAACATCGCGAGCTTTCGTTGCAACGAGCGACGTTCAAGATTGACATTCAGTCCGACGAGCCCGTTTGGACGCCGGCACGGCAAGAGCTGTGGCAGCGCGTCGAGCGGCACGACTTCGAACCCGACACAGCACTGAATTTTACCCAACGGCTGGCGCGCGACCACGGCTGGAGTCTTGAGGACGCCCGCGCGGCCGTCGATGCCTATCGGCGCTTTTGCTTTCTCGCCATCGTGTCGCCGACGCCGGTCACACCCAGCGAAATCGTCGACGAGGTCTGGCATCAGCATCTCATCTATTCGCGCGACTATTGGGATCGATGGTGCGGAGAGACGCTGCGGGCGCAGCTACACCACGATCCCACGCCCGGCGGCCCCGAAGCCCAGATGACCTATCGCCGGCAATATGCCGAGACGCTCGCATTGCACGAGCGCCTGTTCGGACCACCGAGTCCACAGCTCTGGCCCGCGACGCATCTGCGCTTCGCTGGCCCGCGCTACCATGCGACGGACCGAAGCCGTTGGTTTATCTTGCCCAAACCCGTCGCATGGATTCGCCGTCTACTCAGGAGGTGA
- a CDS encoding tetratricopeptide repeat protein, with amino-acid sequence MDLPRAELRGPDGDAIRLRPKTFGLLNLLAGNAGRVVTKQEIMDVVWPNVHVGDDSLFQCIRELRTALGDDQRQLIKLVSGQGYLFTAAVSTDPATMGAQSPLSANVPPAKASGTSEAAPRWPSGSRRLAAVAVGCAIAVAAFVTTMVRPGVFRSTPPIIAVMPIVAADGDSEAIAMASNVTQRLADGLAKIETIRVSAPSIAALGPRPAQADFAVQGELRKSERSWDVRARMTRIATGEIVWTAPVSIMLEETDVPMQLSRLAAGIGHPLAVRIGELLDANTPIHGTSAVIEQATASIMQTSRDRFETAQAILVKALTDDPDNVDIAVSLAALQLRGIQMVWYSPADGAAARASARATLEHALRVKPDSIPALEAYCRFLSATTAFVESLVACAKTLSLDPWDGMALYHIGLAQIQLGRFEDALASFQQADRFNTPEVSRWTWLLGAGWADVLMERNEDAVPWLQRSIAITPASGRSYMLLAVAYLRLGRLDEAKATMAKGLAMRPGSTAANVRVPTNAGETGEAYRQQSEKILQQMVELGLPEG; translated from the coding sequence TTGGATCTGCCGCGCGCCGAGTTGCGCGGTCCCGACGGCGACGCCATCCGGCTCCGACCGAAGACGTTCGGCCTCCTGAACCTGCTGGCAGGCAACGCCGGACGCGTGGTGACCAAGCAAGAGATCATGGATGTGGTCTGGCCGAACGTCCACGTCGGCGACGACAGCCTGTTTCAGTGCATCCGGGAACTCAGGACCGCGCTCGGCGACGATCAGCGCCAACTGATCAAGCTGGTTTCCGGCCAAGGCTACCTCTTCACGGCCGCCGTCTCGACCGATCCGGCGACCATGGGCGCACAATCGCCATTGTCCGCGAATGTTCCGCCGGCCAAGGCGAGCGGGACCAGCGAAGCTGCACCGCGATGGCCGTCCGGCTCGCGCCGCCTTGCCGCGGTCGCGGTCGGCTGCGCGATCGCCGTTGCGGCTTTTGTCACGACGATGGTCAGGCCCGGCGTGTTCAGGTCGACCCCGCCCATCATTGCGGTGATGCCGATCGTCGCCGCCGACGGCGACAGTGAGGCCATCGCGATGGCCTCAAACGTGACGCAGCGCCTTGCCGATGGCCTCGCGAAGATCGAGACGATCCGGGTATCGGCGCCATCGATCGCAGCGCTGGGCCCGCGCCCGGCGCAGGCCGACTTCGCGGTGCAGGGCGAATTGCGCAAGAGCGAGCGGTCATGGGACGTCCGCGCGCGCATGACCCGGATCGCGACCGGCGAAATCGTGTGGACGGCGCCGGTGTCGATCATGCTGGAAGAAACCGACGTGCCGATGCAGCTATCTCGGCTCGCCGCCGGCATCGGTCATCCGTTGGCGGTACGCATCGGCGAACTGCTCGATGCCAACACGCCGATTCACGGCACCAGCGCCGTCATCGAGCAGGCGACCGCCTCCATCATGCAAACCTCGCGTGACCGCTTCGAAACGGCGCAGGCGATCCTGGTCAAGGCGCTCACCGACGATCCCGACAACGTCGACATCGCCGTCTCGCTTGCGGCCCTTCAGCTCCGCGGCATTCAGATGGTCTGGTACAGTCCGGCGGACGGCGCGGCGGCGCGGGCCAGCGCCAGGGCGACGCTAGAGCATGCGTTGCGCGTCAAGCCGGATTCCATTCCGGCGCTGGAAGCCTATTGCCGCTTTCTCAGCGCCACCACCGCATTCGTCGAGAGCCTTGTCGCTTGTGCGAAAACGCTGAGCCTGGACCCGTGGGACGGAATGGCGCTTTACCATATCGGTCTCGCCCAGATTCAGCTCGGACGTTTCGAGGACGCGCTGGCCTCGTTCCAGCAAGCCGACCGATTCAATACGCCTGAGGTATCGCGCTGGACCTGGCTGCTCGGGGCTGGATGGGCCGACGTGCTCATGGAACGCAACGAAGACGCGGTGCCGTGGCTGCAACGATCGATCGCCATCACGCCGGCATCGGGACGTTCATACATGCTGCTGGCCGTGGCCTATCTGCGCCTGGGACGATTGGACGAGGCAAAGGCCACCATGGCCAAGGGACTTGCGATGAGGCCGGGATCGACGGCCGCCAACGTCAGGGTGCCTACCAATGCTGGCGAGACCGGCGAGGCTTACCGGCAACAGAGCGAAAAGATCCTCCAGCAGATGGTCGAACTCGGATTGCCGGAAGGCTGA
- a CDS encoding TetR/AcrR family transcriptional regulator, which produces MNDLREEPARRKSPARATVRLGRPPKEMEGEVEERILDAAHKVFLERGFEGSSIDEIAVAARSGKPTIYARIGDKRALFTAVVMRDVVGRIAQFKSDMSIDGTIEERLVRVAIAMLQWTLESERMALLRLAIAEVNRFPEIASQVSRNAQKLSTEVAVGFLGEMAQTDEIGRLPAFAPERIAVTARAFLDLVVMPMLMRGLAEQKVDVLSEEVTAHVKGRVPFFLAACRHGG; this is translated from the coding sequence ATGAATGATTTAAGGGAAGAGCCAGCGCGTCGCAAATCACCGGCCCGCGCGACCGTGCGGCTGGGACGCCCGCCAAAGGAAATGGAGGGCGAGGTCGAGGAGCGGATCCTGGACGCCGCTCACAAGGTCTTTCTTGAGCGTGGCTTCGAGGGCAGCAGCATCGATGAAATCGCGGTGGCTGCGCGGTCAGGCAAGCCGACGATTTATGCGCGAATCGGCGACAAGCGCGCCCTCTTTACCGCGGTCGTGATGCGCGACGTTGTCGGGCGGATCGCGCAGTTCAAGAGCGATATGTCGATCGATGGGACGATCGAGGAGCGCCTTGTGCGGGTTGCGATCGCGATGCTGCAATGGACGCTGGAGAGCGAAAGGATGGCGCTGTTGCGGCTCGCCATCGCCGAGGTCAACCGCTTCCCGGAGATTGCCTCCCAGGTCAGCCGAAACGCGCAAAAGCTCAGCACGGAAGTCGCCGTCGGCTTCCTTGGCGAAATGGCGCAGACCGATGAAATCGGCCGGTTGCCGGCCTTTGCACCCGAGCGCATCGCGGTGACGGCAAGAGCCTTCCTCGATCTGGTCGTGATGCCGATGCTGATGCGTGGACTGGCTGAACAGAAGGTCGACGTGTTGAGCGAGGAAGTCACTGCCCACGTCAAAGGCCGCGTTCCGTTCTTTCTGGCCGCCTGCCGCCATGGCGGCTGA
- a CDS encoding HlyD family secretion protein, with protein sequence MFDDGVQERGGIAALDAGVPPATQEPSWERGVAASVTAKAPAPKNPEQPPPRNDNARPTAKPAEEGFLRRRPVVSVIGALLLAAALGGGYVYVDQASHFQSTDDAFVAARQSSLAPKVSGYITAVPVTDNQHVVAGDVIARIDDRDYRVALEQAEAQVGAAQASIENIDAQLEVQKAQISANQAQVDQTQAALVFAQQQAARYQHLEQTGYGTVQNSEQYTSQLRQQQAAVQSAQATLNLAQRQVEGLKAQRKSAVANLAQAEAQRDQAKLNLSYTTVTAAQPGRVVNLGAAVGQFAQPGTSLTTFVPDEIWVTANFKEIQLERMRPGDPVTLRIDAYPGRAIRGHVDSVQPGSGTAFSLLPAQNATGNYVKIVQRVPVKIIMDNPPKDGALGPGMSVVPTVRIDSASSLFERLGRFL encoded by the coding sequence ATGTTCGACGACGGAGTTCAAGAAAGAGGGGGGATCGCGGCTTTGGACGCGGGTGTACCGCCAGCGACGCAGGAGCCGTCCTGGGAGCGCGGGGTGGCGGCCAGCGTGACCGCGAAGGCGCCGGCACCGAAAAATCCGGAACAGCCGCCGCCGCGGAACGACAATGCGCGCCCGACCGCCAAGCCAGCCGAAGAAGGTTTTCTGCGCCGCCGTCCGGTCGTGTCGGTGATCGGCGCGCTGTTGTTGGCCGCGGCTCTCGGCGGCGGCTACGTTTACGTGGATCAGGCCTCGCATTTCCAGTCGACCGATGACGCCTTTGTCGCCGCGCGACAGTCCTCGCTCGCTCCGAAAGTGTCCGGCTACATCACCGCCGTTCCCGTGACGGACAATCAGCATGTTGTGGCCGGTGACGTGATCGCCCGCATCGATGACCGCGACTACCGCGTTGCGTTGGAACAGGCGGAGGCGCAGGTCGGCGCAGCGCAGGCAAGCATCGAGAATATCGACGCGCAGCTCGAAGTGCAGAAGGCGCAGATCAGCGCCAACCAGGCGCAGGTCGATCAGACCCAGGCGGCGCTGGTGTTTGCCCAGCAGCAGGCGGCGCGTTACCAGCACCTGGAGCAAACCGGCTACGGCACGGTCCAGAACTCCGAGCAGTACACCTCGCAATTGCGCCAGCAGCAGGCCGCGGTTCAGAGTGCGCAGGCGACGTTGAATCTGGCCCAGCGTCAGGTCGAAGGCCTCAAGGCGCAGCGCAAGAGCGCGGTTGCGAACCTCGCGCAGGCCGAAGCGCAGCGCGACCAGGCAAAGCTCAACCTCTCCTATACGACGGTGACCGCGGCCCAGCCGGGACGTGTCGTCAACCTCGGCGCCGCCGTCGGCCAGTTCGCTCAACCCGGCACCAGCCTTACCACGTTCGTTCCCGATGAGATCTGGGTGACCGCGAACTTCAAGGAGATCCAGCTCGAGCGCATGCGGCCGGGCGATCCGGTCACGCTGAGGATCGACGCCTATCCGGGCCGCGCGATCCGCGGCCATGTCGACAGCGTCCAGCCGGGATCGGGCACCGCATTCTCGCTGCTGCCGGCCCAGAACGCCACCGGCAACTACGTCAAGATCGTCCAGCGCGTGCCGGTCAAGATCATCATGGACAATCCGCCCAAGGATGGCGCGCTCGGACCGGGCATGTCGGTCGTGCCGACCGTGCGTATCGACTCCGCGTCTTCGCTCTTTGAACGCCTGGGGAGGTTCCTGTGA
- a CDS encoding DHA2 family efflux MFS transporter permease subunit codes for MSAATIEANGFPANNSAVAATSPWLIAFIVALASFMEVLDTTIANVALPYIAGGMGVSEDEASWVVTTYLVANAIILTASSYLARRLGRKTFFLICLGIFTLSSLLSGFAPNLNALLVFRIMQGVGGGGMVPVAQSILADSFPPAKRGQAFALFGVAVVVAPVVGPTLGGWLSDNWSWQWCFLINVPVGVLAMAAIAIILQEPARAKDETQQERRFDVVGFALVATFLGALEVVLDRGLEDDWFGSPFIVTFAAICALAFVLMIPWELNHKNPAVDLRMVASRQFGACFLVMLATGAILLATTQFLPQLVQQDFGYTATWAGLVLSPGGVVTMAMMFVVGRLAAKVQPKYLIIAGALVIALSMYVMTNVYGDLGFWFMARSRMLLGIGLPLIFVPIMAASYDGIPPSKSDQASALINVARNTGSSIGVSLVSNVLTHRAQFHQSRLVEQIIPSSAQYQNTLQQVTTFFTSHGSSLAQAQDQAVQWISAQVQAQASFLSYVDAFWVLMLIALSAVPLALTLRNVKLGGAVSMGH; via the coding sequence GTGAGTGCCGCCACGATCGAAGCCAACGGTTTTCCTGCGAACAACAGCGCCGTCGCTGCCACCAGTCCCTGGCTGATTGCATTCATTGTGGCGCTTGCGAGCTTCATGGAGGTGCTCGACACCACGATCGCCAACGTGGCCTTGCCTTACATCGCGGGCGGCATGGGGGTGAGCGAGGACGAGGCGTCCTGGGTGGTGACCACCTATCTGGTCGCCAACGCCATCATCCTGACCGCCTCCAGCTATCTGGCGCGCAGGCTGGGCCGCAAGACCTTCTTCCTGATCTGTCTCGGCATCTTCACGCTCAGCTCGCTATTGAGCGGCTTTGCGCCCAATCTGAACGCGCTTCTTGTGTTTCGTATCATGCAAGGCGTTGGCGGCGGCGGCATGGTGCCGGTCGCCCAGTCGATCCTGGCGGATTCGTTCCCGCCGGCCAAGCGCGGCCAGGCGTTTGCGTTGTTCGGTGTTGCGGTGGTGGTGGCGCCGGTGGTTGGACCGACGCTCGGCGGCTGGCTGTCCGACAACTGGTCCTGGCAGTGGTGTTTTCTGATCAACGTGCCGGTTGGCGTGCTCGCGATGGCCGCCATCGCGATCATCCTGCAAGAACCCGCCCGCGCAAAGGACGAGACGCAGCAAGAACGCCGGTTCGACGTTGTCGGCTTCGCGCTGGTTGCGACGTTCCTTGGCGCGCTTGAAGTTGTGCTGGACCGCGGCCTGGAGGACGACTGGTTCGGTTCGCCTTTCATCGTGACGTTCGCGGCCATCTGCGCGCTCGCGTTCGTGCTGATGATCCCCTGGGAATTGAACCATAAGAACCCCGCCGTGGACCTGAGAATGGTGGCAAGCCGCCAGTTCGGCGCCTGCTTCCTCGTGATGCTGGCGACCGGCGCCATCCTGCTGGCGACCACGCAGTTCTTGCCGCAGCTGGTGCAGCAGGATTTCGGCTACACGGCCACCTGGGCCGGCCTTGTGCTCTCGCCGGGCGGCGTCGTCACCATGGCCATGATGTTCGTCGTCGGCCGCCTCGCCGCAAAAGTGCAGCCGAAATACCTGATCATCGCAGGCGCGCTGGTGATCGCGCTCTCGATGTACGTCATGACCAACGTCTACGGCGATCTCGGCTTCTGGTTCATGGCGCGTTCGCGCATGCTGCTCGGCATTGGCCTGCCGCTGATCTTCGTGCCGATCATGGCCGCATCCTACGACGGCATTCCGCCCTCGAAGAGCGACCAGGCGTCCGCATTGATCAACGTCGCGCGCAACACCGGCAGCTCGATCGGCGTGTCCCTCGTCTCGAACGTGCTTACCCATCGCGCGCAGTTCCATCAAAGCCGGCTGGTTGAACAGATCATTCCATCGAGCGCGCAGTATCAGAACACGTTGCAGCAGGTGACGACTTTCTTCACCAGCCACGGCAGCTCGCTGGCGCAGGCCCAGGATCAGGCGGTGCAATGGATTAGCGCACAGGTCCAGGCCCAGGCGTCATTCCTGTCCTATGTCGATGCATTCTGGGTGTTGATGCTGATTGCGCTGTCGGCGGTGCCGCTCGCGCTGACGCTTCGCAACGTCAAGCTCGGTGGTGCGGTGAGCATGGGCCACTGA
- a CDS encoding antibiotic biosynthesis monooxygenase family protein translates to MIGLFFEVTPLEGHAEHYFNLAAALRPELERSGGVEFIDRYRSIDRPDVILSHQWWADEGALVRWRHHTQHRAIQRAGREQHFADYRLRIGPEADPSRARSVARAVWVTYYDAKPAAPIAGELFKSVYREGKFLVLSDHEPAAEAAWSDRKAFEITRDYGMHDRAEAPQSYPPVARD, encoded by the coding sequence ATGATCGGATTGTTTTTTGAAGTGACGCCTCTGGAAGGACATGCCGAGCACTACTTCAATCTCGCGGCCGCGCTGAGACCGGAACTCGAGCGGAGCGGCGGCGTCGAATTCATCGACCGCTATCGCAGCATCGACAGACCCGACGTCATCCTCTCGCATCAATGGTGGGCTGACGAGGGAGCGCTGGTCCGCTGGCGTCATCATACCCAGCATCGCGCGATCCAGCGCGCCGGGCGCGAGCAGCACTTCGCCGACTACCGCCTCCGCATCGGCCCCGAGGCCGATCCGTCGCGGGCGCGCTCGGTGGCCCGCGCCGTCTGGGTCACCTATTACGATGCGAAACCGGCGGCGCCGATAGCGGGCGAGCTATTCAAGAGCGTCTACCGTGAGGGAAAGTTTCTGGTGCTTTCCGATCACGAGCCAGCCGCAGAAGCGGCTTGGTCCGATCGCAAGGCCTTCGAGATCACGCGCGACTACGGAATGCACGATCGCGCCGAGGCGCCGCAGTCGTACCCGCCGGTGGCGCGCGACTAG
- a CDS encoding methyl-accepting chemotaxis protein, whose protein sequence is MPRFGISAKLLLFSAIIFAGYAFLAWLASHKIHQTITTERIDMVRHVDEVAVSAVKTAYARFQSGELTEEAAKTLVKNQLRTVKYGATGEYYYIHDYDGNCVMHGGKPEREGQNYIGFVDNNGRQIIKEQIEAGRNGTGAVIALSPVGRAGSTQPVSKLSYAIAFEPWHWVISTSMFVDDIDTRYSEIAWQFFLIAGAVGLFMALCAYWLSRQITKPLGRLVQFTEQPLSSAPSAQFERDLRLKDEIGALARALQIFKAKSAEAERLRGEVDSQKSEAEAARRKTLTDMVTTVETETDNAVAGIDNRMAAMTEAASVMSRSAELVGTSAQTVATASSQALNNAQTVASAAEQLSSSIREISSQVTNATKATSAAVSRSESARTTIATLAEAVTRVGQVTTLISEIASQTNLLALNATIEAARAGEAGRGFAVVASEVKSLATQTARSTEEINRQISEIQSITQETVRGMDEVSSTVRTIDEIAGSIAAAVEEQHAATSEISRNVTETANGAREVSTRITEVSSEATRLGGEAGRVHSCAADVTDAVSSLRRVIVSAVRTSAAA, encoded by the coding sequence ATGCCCAGGTTTGGAATTAGCGCGAAGCTATTATTGTTTTCTGCGATCATCTTTGCCGGTTACGCCTTCCTGGCCTGGCTCGCCAGCCACAAGATTCACCAGACCATCACCACCGAGCGCATCGACATGGTTCGCCATGTCGACGAGGTTGCGGTGTCCGCGGTCAAGACCGCCTATGCCCGCTTTCAGAGCGGAGAACTGACCGAAGAGGCCGCCAAGACGCTGGTCAAGAACCAGTTGCGGACGGTGAAGTACGGAGCCACCGGCGAATACTATTATATCCATGATTATGACGGAAACTGCGTCATGCATGGCGGAAAGCCGGAGCGCGAAGGCCAGAACTACATCGGCTTCGTCGACAATAACGGCCGGCAGATCATCAAGGAGCAGATCGAGGCGGGCCGCAACGGCACCGGCGCCGTTATTGCGCTGAGCCCGGTGGGACGCGCCGGTTCGACCCAGCCGGTGTCGAAGCTGAGCTACGCGATCGCCTTCGAGCCGTGGCACTGGGTGATCTCGACCAGCATGTTCGTCGATGACATCGATACCCGCTACAGCGAAATCGCCTGGCAGTTTTTCCTGATCGCCGGCGCGGTCGGCCTGTTCATGGCGCTGTGCGCCTACTGGTTGTCGCGACAGATCACGAAGCCGCTTGGCCGCCTTGTGCAATTTACCGAGCAGCCGCTCTCGTCGGCGCCCTCCGCCCAGTTTGAACGCGATCTGCGCCTGAAGGACGAAATCGGCGCGCTGGCGCGCGCGCTTCAGATCTTCAAGGCGAAATCTGCGGAAGCCGAGCGGCTGCGTGGCGAGGTCGACAGCCAAAAGAGCGAGGCCGAAGCGGCGCGCCGCAAGACCTTGACCGACATGGTCACCACCGTCGAGACCGAAACCGACAACGCGGTGGCCGGCATCGACAACCGGATGGCGGCGATGACGGAGGCTGCATCGGTGATGAGCCGGTCGGCCGAACTGGTCGGCACCAGCGCCCAGACGGTCGCGACCGCCTCTTCGCAAGCTCTCAACAACGCGCAGACGGTCGCGAGCGCCGCCGAACAACTCTCCAGTTCGATCCGCGAGATCAGCTCGCAAGTCACCAATGCGACCAAGGCCACGAGTGCTGCCGTCAGCCGCAGCGAGAGCGCCCGCACCACGATCGCCACGCTTGCCGAAGCCGTCACGCGGGTCGGCCAGGTGACGACGCTGATCTCCGAGATCGCTTCGCAAACCAACCTGCTAGCGCTGAACGCGACTATCGAGGCGGCGCGCGCCGGCGAAGCGGGCCGCGGCTTTGCGGTAGTGGCGAGCGAAGTGAAATCGCTGGCGACGCAGACCGCGCGCTCGACGGAAGAGATCAACCGCCAGATCAGCGAAATTCAGAGCATCACCCAGGAGACCGTGCGCGGCATGGACGAGGTCTCCAGCACCGTGCGCACGATCGACGAAATCGCGGGCTCGATCGCCGCCGCCGTCGAAGAACAGCACGCCGCGACTTCCGAGATTTCCCGCAACGTCACCGAGACCGCCAATGGCGCCCGCGAGGTCTCGACCCGGATCACGGAAGTCTCCAGCGAGGCGACGCGGCTGGGTGGCGAAGCCGGACGGGTACATAGTTGTGCCGCTGACGTGACCGATGCGGTGTCGTCGCTGCGCCGGGTGATCGTGTCGGCGGTCCGCACGTCCGCCGCGGCCTGA
- the serA gene encoding phosphoglycerate dehydrogenase → MTTTRAEQAKLLLLENVNDSAVELLVSSGFADIELQPKALEGDALRNAVKGISLLGIRSRTSLTSDVFAAADQLIAVGCFSVGTNQVDLDAARKRGIPVFNAPFSNTRSVAELVIGEIVMLLRQIFPRSVSAHDGGWDKSAAGSREVRGRTLGIIGYGNIGSQLSTLAEAMGMRVIYFDRTDKLRHGNTEPVDRLETLLSQSDVVSLHVPETPETFNMIGARELRLMKPGACLINNSRGTVVDLDALAAALRDGHLAGAALDVFPVEPSSNSERFDSPVQGLDNVILTPHIGGSTEEAQERIGREVARKLLDYCINGSTMGAVNFPEVQLHSRAHGARFSHVHHNVPGMLRRLNEVFLQRDINIAAQYLETDSDVGYVVLDVDLVDHDGGELLDEIRALDGTISARLIYQH, encoded by the coding sequence ATGACGACCACACGCGCCGAACAAGCAAAGCTCCTGCTGCTGGAAAACGTGAACGACAGCGCGGTCGAGTTGCTGGTCAGTTCCGGATTCGCCGATATCGAGCTGCAGCCGAAGGCGCTGGAGGGCGATGCGCTTCGGAACGCCGTCAAGGGCATTTCGCTGCTTGGTATCCGTTCGCGAACCTCGCTGACCTCGGATGTCTTCGCCGCGGCGGACCAATTGATCGCGGTCGGCTGTTTCAGCGTGGGGACCAACCAGGTCGACCTCGACGCCGCGCGCAAGCGCGGCATTCCCGTCTTCAACGCGCCGTTCTCAAATACAAGAAGCGTGGCCGAACTCGTCATCGGCGAGATCGTCATGCTGCTTCGCCAGATTTTCCCGCGCTCCGTTTCGGCCCATGACGGCGGGTGGGACAAGTCCGCGGCCGGCAGCCGCGAGGTGCGCGGCCGGACGCTGGGCATCATCGGTTACGGCAATATCGGCTCCCAGCTTTCGACGCTTGCAGAAGCGATGGGGATGCGGGTCATCTATTTCGACCGCACGGACAAGCTTCGGCATGGCAACACCGAGCCGGTCGATCGGCTCGAGACATTGCTGTCGCAAAGCGACGTCGTCAGTCTGCACGTTCCGGAGACACCTGAAACCTTCAACATGATCGGCGCGCGGGAACTTCGCCTGATGAAACCCGGCGCCTGCCTGATCAACAACAGCCGCGGCACCGTGGTCGATCTGGATGCGCTTGCGGCGGCACTTCGCGACGGGCATCTGGCCGGTGCCGCGCTCGACGTCTTTCCCGTTGAGCCATCATCGAACTCCGAGCGCTTCGACAGCCCCGTGCAAGGCCTCGACAACGTGATCCTGACGCCCCACATCGGCGGCTCGACCGAAGAGGCGCAGGAGCGCATCGGCAGGGAGGTCGCGCGCAAGCTGCTCGACTACTGCATCAACGGCTCGACCATGGGCGCGGTCAATTTTCCGGAAGTGCAGCTCCATTCGCGCGCCCATGGCGCCCGCTTCAGCCATGTCCATCACAACGTGCCCGGAATGCTGCGGCGTCTGAATGAGGTATTTCTCCAGCGCGACATCAACATCGCGGCCCAATACCTCGAGACCGACAGCGATGTCGGCTATGTCGTGCTCGACGTCGACCTCGTCGATCACGATGGCGGTGAGCTGCTGGACGAAATTCGCGCGCTGGACGGCACGATCAGCGCAAGGCTCATCTATCAGCACTAA